In the Callospermophilus lateralis isolate mCalLat2 chromosome 7, mCalLat2.hap1, whole genome shotgun sequence genome, GACTTAGGGAATAAGGTagggaagctttttttttttggtcaattcTTAAGGTTTTAGGATATCACCTTTCAATCAGTTTTTATTATGCTTTGGTAGCTACAACAAGTTAATGCAACTCCTATAATAATAGGAGACAGATCATTCCAAAAAAAagcatactttttcttttttctttgttttaagaaTTGCTAACcactttggaggaaatgttttatgTTTTAGATGCTATGGTTCTGCTACTGAATACAAATCAATTTTGCTCAAAGTTCTGGACTGAAGGAAGCATCCAATCCATCTGATTGATACTTCCTTTGGTATCCAGACATGATTACTTTTCATTCATTTTAGTTTTACTTGCATGTTAAagatacaatttaaaatgtataacTACCAGTGAAGGAATATAACTTCAAATTAACAGGgaagaaaaattatctttcccATGGTCTTTTTGCAGTGGGGTCCTAAAGAAGATATTtgcaaatatctttaaaaaaactaCTAACACCCTCaaaaataagacacatgtaataaAAATTAGATATTTATTATTAGAGATAACTCTCTTCATTCTCTTTCTGAGTTAGTTTTTTATAATAgaataattttatacattttcccTGTCCCCATAATATTAACAGAATTTTCCCCAAAATCATACAATGCAGGTCCTATGAGCCTTTTGTAGTACAAAGATTTTACTGTATTCCATTGTTAAGTTATTGGAAATTGGAATGGGTCTTATAATTAATATAAGAAAGCATTGCATCTTAGTTCAATTGAtagctttttctcttttttagtcATCTATAAAACAATGGTGTATTTTTTAATCAGGGATGTCTTAAATTTGATGACATACAGTTGAGTAGGAGCTCTTCATCATTCAAATTTCTGTGACATTACACAGAAAGTTTCATTTTGCTCATGTAGCATTAGATATTTTTTGGTCAATACTTAAGGTCCTAGATATTACCTATCAATCAGGTTTTATTATGCATAGTTTCTTTGGTGGCTACTTGATATTCATAGCTCTTATGAAAAATTCCATATCGAAAGCTCTTTAGGGACATTTTCTTGCATGAATTTTATTGTAGAAAGTTTAGTCCTGCTCTTAAAAATTTAGTTCTTGGATAACTTTAAACTTGGGCTCATTGGTTTCCACATACTTGCCCAGATTACAGTTCAAGTGCCATAGGAAGTGTCAGAAAGGTATTGCAGTGATGGGAGGAAATGTTGAGCCATCAACTTCATGGAATTTGCTGCTGAAATTTTCAAGTTCCCCCAAGCCATTTGACTACATTAAATCAACATTCCAAGTCAACCATGACAAGACCCATAGTGCTGACCAGCCAAAGTACATCCTCCCCAGAAAAAGAAATAGCAACACACAAGAAGCTGCCGGTCAGTTACTTAATAATGCATTTACTTCAGAGAGAAGAGGCTGTCAGGCGACCCACAGAAGGAGGAAATAAGGAACAGGAGGATGAGGAATTCAGTGGGTAGATGAAGCCAAATAAAAACAAGAGAACCAAACAGATTAAATCAGTATGATCCTCAGCCATGAATCAGTAAGACCAGCCTGTTCCGTGGCTATTGTTTTTAACCCCTCCATGGTTTAATCTTGAAAGAACACATACTAGATACATTAAAAATCAAAGTCACTGGGTCAGGATTTGAGATTTCAGCAGCAGGGAGTATAGAAATACATTGTCTAGAACATGGACACAGTTCAAATTCCCTGTGTGTTCAGTTTTCTCTATGAATCAAAGTGAGTTGAAAGAACACGCTATCTAGTTCATCTGAGGTCACCTGGGGGATGCTGTAGGAGTGACAGTTCACTCTTACTTTCTTCTCTGACCAACAAGGCAAATCACATGGAATGGGTGGAATGAATGATCttgacaaaacaaaacagtagaatgggagtggtggtggtgtgtgtgtggggtgggggaagGCTGTAGCAATCAAGGAGATTAaagagagtgaaaaaaaaaataaggttaggatgttacaaaaaaaaaaacaaacaaaaccagaaaGAATGAGCTAACAGGCATTGAAAAACAGAAGCCCTGAATTGCCCCAACTgatgcagatgaggaagagatgtggttatataaaaatgttaataaatCTCACAGAGAACTGCCTATATTTTCACCACAATTGAAGGATTCTTTGGGGATTATCTGATGTAACATATAGAGTCTGAGGTGGAGTTGAAGTTACTTTGGGGGCCCTTAAGAAGCCCATCTTAACCTATTTCTCTGAGAAAATAGGCAGTTGTCAAGAATTAAGTCTCAGACTTTGATTCACCTCCTTCTCACATGGGCAAGTCTGCAGGGCGCTCTTCCTTGGGGAGCAGAAGGAATTCACTTAGCTTTGGTTGATGGTCCTCCTGAGCGAGGCAGGGTGGGGATCAGCTGGTTTATATCAGCTGGGTGAATTGGAGGGGAGTTTAGAGAACGAAGGAAGACAATGAGGAGGAAGTTGTATGGGAGAAATGGAATGGGAAAGCCCCAGGTCAGAGCCACCATGCAAGAGGGGAGAGGCAGCAGGAGCTGATGGGAGGTGGGAAGAGACAGAGTTCAGCCTTGGGCAGAGGGAAGATGCTCCTGGCAAAAGGAGGCAGTGAAACCTGAGAAAACCATCCAGCTGAGCAGCCATCCTCAACTCTTCACTCTCATCACACACAGCATAAGAAAAGAGGCACAAGGCATTTACAGAAAATGCCAGCAATGGctaattttttttctgggaaaATTGACTGCATATCATTGAGAagcactaggaaaaaaaaaagtcaaaaatttttttctcatatcTCACCATGCCAATGTTTATACCATTCTTCAACCTCAGGACAACCAAAAATGATGAAAAATGAAACCTTCAAGATAATAAAAGTTCTAATTTTTGCAATTTCTGGTGTGGTTACACAGTTCGAATTTAAACATTTCCCCTCAAAGGAGactgcttatttttttaaaaaataagaaatatctaAATTACAGGACCTTCCTTGGCAATTTCTTCTCTGCTTTGTGAATAGCTCTGTATGGAATAGCATAAGACCATCCCTGCAAAATACAGGTTTTCACATTCTGCTTATTGGTTCATTGGCGTAGGTCAAGTCTTTTGCCTCCTTTGCTGAGAAGGTTGCTTGGAAAAGAAGAGTCAGGTGACAGTAGCAAAACACACAGCAAAACAATTTCAACCAGAAACACAGGGCCTGGGGAGTTCAGATCAGAAAACTTAGCcagtcaaaaccacaaacagatgAAAAGAGAGGAGATAATTTTTACCAACTGTGGGAGTGGTGGCTGCACTCAGGGAATTGGTTGACGATATTGAAGAAGTGCTTTCAGCCCGGGCTAAGGGTGCTATCGGAGGAGGGCTGGAAGAGTGTATGGGTGGGCTAAATGGTCTGGGCTGTAGGGAGAAGAAAAGAGATAACAGGTTAGATACAGGTTGTAGCACTTTGATTCCATATTGTTAATGTCTCCCAGTTCGGATAGGACAACTTGAGTCCCTAAAAGCAAATGGACAGCCTGTTTTCAAAGTAAAATGGGCTTTATCTACACAACAGCTTGGGGAGCGGAGCTGGAGGAACCATAAACCCCAGCATGGCTGAACTCAGTGGGTATGCTGGGTTTAGAGAGGCCGGGATGTGTGATGGGATCTGTGATGTGTCCTCACACGCCCTCAGGGACTGAGCAGGGAGCACTGTAAAAGCTCATTCCAATCTAAAGATGTTTAAATACAAAATCCTGGACTGTGCTAGCAAGCCAAAGACTGTGTACAGATGCCAACAAAATTGACTTCTGTCACAGTCCTGTCAATTGTTTGCACAGATTGCTTTCCACACCTCAGCCTTAAATCACAATACAAGAGACTTCCGCAGCAAATCCATGGGCTTTCTTCTTTATATTCACATAGTGAACCTATCACCAATAATGTATTCTAGAGTCAGAAACCAGCACTTTCTCTCTCTTGGAGTTTTCCaataatcagaaaaatattgtgagagGAAACACCTCTCTTTCTAAAGGGGTTAGCAAGAATTGATGATGACTATCTGCATTGACATCCATCCCTGTAGCAGAGGTGAGGGCCCAAGCATCCCACTCTCATTTCAGACATTGGCTTGAAAGATGATAGACCCTTGAAGAGGGTTGAAAGATACACTTGTGGGCAGTGACTATCTTTCAGTGACCACCTGAAAAGGTCATTTGGGAAAGAGTTCTTGTGCTTAGACCTGAAGTTGAGATGTCCTGTTCTTGTGCTTAGACCTGAAGTTGAAGCTGTTGGTGATCTCTCCATCTGACTCTGAGCAAGCTAGGGCAGAGGGGAACATACCACATCTCCGACTCCAGGTTTTCCTGGAGGTAGCTTTGGCCTGGAGGGAGgccggggaggaggaggaggtggagtggTACTGCTGCAGGGAACCAAGGGAGTGGCTGGTCGAGCAGGAGATGATGCACCTGGAAAACAGGCCAGTGTTAGAAATGGCTGGAAGCAGAGGTGACCAGATGCTGTCATCACAATACAATGCCTGGACATTTGGTTTGGCAGTTCTACGCTAAGCACTGCAGCacgcatttttttctttttctttttttttaataaagaaaaaatgtattCAGTTGAACTATGGTTGATGGCAGAAGCTGAAGCTCATTGCCCTTTCTTGTCATGTGACACCCAGTGAAGGTAAATCCGTTCATTACTCTATCTGTGACAGAAGATGAATTCTTATGACTCTTGCCTGGTGGTACTTTTCATTTTAATCACATACACACTAAACTTAGGGTaaattctctgattttttttaaatgataaaaaataaagtttagaaCTTAAAGGAAGAGGAAGATGAATGATTTTCTacattatatttttctcttttaagcaGGGGTAAGAGAATTACGCTTTTGACTGTGAATCAACATATGGGCACTAACTTTATTAATGTCCCCAAACACTTGAAGTAAGCAAAGAACAAAATATAATAAAGAAAATTAGATGATGCATGAGTTCTTTGTATTTTgaaacacagtaatagaaacaccaaattcagagaattttgTGAACTCTGTTCAGTAATGTCAACGTAGAGTGTGTGTCCCTGATGATTTTCATAGTCGTTTTTTTAAAGAGCCTCCTGGATTTACTTTTCTGGCTGTCCATGACAAGCATATGAAACACAGATGACACACAGAGGCTGGCATGCACACCAATCAGCACACCAGAGGGGTCTCTGCACTCAAGGGCCCATCTTCAGTCATATGCCTGGGAGCATGGGAAAACTATTTGGCCAAAAACCTCAGGAGAGTCAATCAGTATCTCAACAGTTCttgttcagaagttttgtcacttccATTTAGAACATAGGTTGCCAAACTATCTCAAGAAAATTCTAAGAAATCCCGCCCCAGTAAAGTATCCATGCTTCTTTCCCACTACCCACCCCAACCTACTACCTCCCTCGAAACACACCACAAATCTGTGATCTCTGAAGTTCTAAACCAGCATCTCAATCTCTAGATCTTCACATCCACGAAGTCCTTTGAAGGTGAGTAGCAAAACCCATCGTTTCAGAATCTGTTCTCATTTGAGGATAGCCTTGGGAGTGAGCCttgcttcttgtttaaacaatCTGAAATATTGAGTATGTTTCTCTGTACTATTTATTCTGAATTTATTCTGCAGTATTTATTCTACATTAGTGTGAAATCCTATTAATTATTGTTGCCACCTCTTCTCCatgccacctgcccccaccacTACCACCTACTATATGCTTACTTCTACTGAGCTCtccctttctattttattgggcCAGCTATACTAGGTGCTTTACATTGATGACCTGATCCCTATGGTAAGCTTTGGAGGTAGGTACTGGTAGCACCTCAATAAAAACAGCGGCTCAGAGAtatttagtaacatgttcaagatCATGGCACTTAAAGGGTATATTTAATTCCAAAGCCCAAGCTCTTATAATGTTGGAAAGACTGTGGAGTCCCACATTTTGCCTAAAATCTGTGCTTTTTACATGGTCAATTTGTATATATCTCTCTCAATGTAAATGTTCTCAGTCTCTGATTAatgttctctttttaaaaaatggagtatGTTTGGACAAGTCCCAGTCCAAAGTTTTGATTTGAATATTGTGTTAGTAGATTTGCACCCAGGAGGACTTCAGAAGATAGAAATGACAGCAGAGAGATGGGAAATAAACCTTGAAACAGTGAAGTCTGTGTCAGGAAGTCTTagggaactcttttttttttttttttttttttaatgatggagAAAGGGGTTTCTATTCAGCTTTGGGAAAACTTTCTATAGGAATGGTCCAAATGTTTCTCTGTGGGTCTATTTCTAAGAAATAGTCTTCTGAATCAATCCTAAGAAAAGGCTGCCTGTTTATTCTTTCCTTCCATGTTCCagaagagaaattaaaaaaatcccCTCTCAGTAACGCTCAGGAAAATACTGAGGGGCTGTGGAATACTGGGTGGAGAGTCCAAAGGTCTGAGTTCCTGCCTGGCCATCTCTCCTTATCTGTGGGATCTTTTCTTCTCTGGGCCTCGGCttcaccatttaaaaaaatagacattgCTCTACTTACAAGGTAGTTATAACAGGGAAACTAAAAATGCTTATGAAAGTGTTTGCTAAACTATAAAATGTTAAGCAACAGAAGGCAATAGGTCTTGATGATGATGGTAAAGAGTATCTTTTGATAAagatacaactaaaaagtaaagaaaaaagtgTTAATTGCtaattaaaaatttgttttccttttcctttatggaTACTCCCATTTAAATCACTTTTTCTTTACTGAATCGATATAATTGATTTGTTGTGCATTTAGAAGGAAAATCAGAGAATACGTTAAAAGCATTTAAAGGATATTTGGATTAACACCTTGCCTGAGGGACCCTGAGGCTCAGCAGACAACACACAGGGCCTGGGGGTGATTCCACAGTTGACCCAAAGCTTcagaagcttttgtgatgttgttCGTGTTGTAAGGGTGTAGATGGATAATATTTATACCTCCCTAACCTCTTAGGTTTTCAATTGTACTTTGATTTCCTTCTTGGGTAGTGTTTATTCCCAAACACAATTCAGAAAATAAGTTGGACAATGCCACTGTTTAAGATGCAGTGTTTAAGATGTTAAAGTTAAGGTTTAACTTTAACAATTACACATCCATTGAGTTTTGTGAGTTAACAAAGTTGGAAACAATTGTTATGCTCTTGATCCATTTGCTGTTCTTGATGTGATGTTTCAAGGTAGTTTCTTTGGTAACCAGTGAAAACCACGTATCTATAGCTTCAACTTTGACTTCTTCTGTGTCCATGTGGTGCGGGGGACGGTGAAGGCAGCTGGGAGAAGTGGCAGAAATACAGGCTATGGAATCCAACAGTTATGGGGCCAGATCCTGGCTCTGCTACTCATTAGCTTTGTGACCCTGGCCAAGTTACCTCTGTGCTTGTTTCCTTATCTGCAAAATGAAGCTAATGTACCAACGGTATTACTGGGAGAATCAAGTGAATTAAACTACATGTACTTTGAAATATGGAAAGAACTAAATGACTTTTCCCAAATTGTGTTTCTTAGGACACAATTACACaatttctttggaaaaaagtaTTAAGCATGTGTGGGAATGGTgatatactatattttcttttttcccctcctttGGTAATAAACACATTAAAAGCTCTAAAACAGAACTCTCCAATAGAGCGTTCTGTGAcgatgaaaatgttctagaacactATGTTCAATAATAGCACTAGTCACAGGTAGCCACTGAGCTACTGTATCTAAATAACTGaattttatgttaattttaatttgttatcatTATGGGTAAAATAACTACATGTGGCTAATGATTTCTTAGACATCATTGCTCTAAAAAGACTTTCAGTTAGGAAATGTATATTTTGGTTAATTCAACCCCTGCATCTcaaactctgtgtgtgtatatgtgtgtgtgagaaagagagaaattaaataactttttaaattctGCCCCCGCCCAGTACTAAAATTTCAATTCCCCCTGgattgaaattgaacccagaggttctctaccactgagccattccccagccctttttgttttttaattttgagacagggtctagctaagttgctggggctggcctcaaatttgggatcctactgcctcagcctcctgagttgctgggattgcaggcatgtgtcaTCACACTGACAAGAATAACATCTTTTAATATTTCATGAGTTGGAAAATGTTTCTCTGAACATCTTCACTTGACGAACTCCTTTCTTTCCTAGTCCAAACCTGTTGAAGgccaataaaatttattttcccttCTGTCCCTTGGCACACAATCAACATGGGAAAAGAGATAGCCTTTGCCAAGAATCAGcatctatattccaataaagtacTATTCTGGCCAAACTAGGTATTTATAACTTTTTGCCATAAGGAAATTGAAGTTCTTGGAGCAAATTCTTTACTTCCCACTGTGTTTTAACAGCAGGTAGCACTTCTGCTTCTCACAGCTTAGTTAGGACACCCTAGGCTGTGAGAATAATGGTACCCACTTAAAATCAGTTAAAGAAGCGCAGGAAAGTTAGTCCCATCAGGATGTGTTATAAAAGGCAGGTAATGAGAAGCACCATTTTTCTTTAAAGCATGAACTATACATTCTATTATTGTAATCCTAAAATTCTAATTTTGACAGTTTGTGTATATTCATCAATAAAAGATTAACCAGCAAATAAACTGGGACTTAATTAAGGGAATGATGGTGCaacgttttatttatttatgggctTCATAGGACCAGATCAATTTCCTACTTGAAAATTCAATCCTTTAAATGCCAGCAAAGTATAGCTTTTTCCAGACCAGTTATTAAGAATCTGTAGTCTTTACTGGTaactatataaaataatttcaaataaggcTATGGAAGTTAAACATTAAAATAATGAAACTCTCAAAGATTCCAGAAAGAAAACCAAAGCTGCTCTCTTCCTTAATAATTAAgtgtttaattaaacaaatatCTCCCAGAGCATTGTGAAAGGTGATGAAAACACAGGTCAAGGACGAAGTTCCCTCGCGTTCCATACCTCCCACTAAAGGGATTTGCTTTGGGGAGAGCATTCTGTCCCTCCACTGGGGAGAGCTGGGTATTCCCTGAGATGTCCTTTTAGGGCACTGACAGCCTGACCCAGGAGAGAGAGCCCCGTGGGAAACAACAAAGGCacaccccccactttttttttttttttttttttttagagagacaaCTTCTTCAGGTTTGCTGTCTGAAGGCTTAACACAGCAACCTTTTAGTACCTTTACAGATAAATACAGAGGCTGTAATCCATGAACAAAACTAAAAAAGCAACAGAGGTATGGCGGTGGGTGCTCTAACGCTCTGGAATTAGAGGTGAACAAAACAGTATGTTCCGAAAGCAGATTTTGGTGATTTTGTGGATGACACTGTGCAATATAGGTGGTTGTCAGTGATTAATTAAGTCTGGGATATTTTGTGACCAAACCTCACAGAAGTGCCTGGGGAGTACAGGGGTAAGAACACAGGCTCTGGATCAGTTAGACCTGTGCTCAGGATCAGATAGACCTGCGAATCCGAAGTTTGTCATCTCCTGCCTCATAAACTTGGGCAAATGACTTgacctctctgagtctcagttttccCATCTATAAAATAGGGGAAATAATAGTGCCTTCCATATGGGATTTTTGTGAGGATGAAATAATGTGCATAAAGCACTTAGCATATTGATAAGCAGAAAATGCTtattattgacaaaataaaggtttccaAGGTTCTGTGGTAAAGAAACTTGCTCATTTTACTTAATGCCATGTTTGCCAAACGTATTTGCTTATCGAATATAGTTTtctagccgggcacagtggtgcatgcctataatcccagcagcttgggaggctgaagtaggattgtgagttcaaaacaaCTAAGTGATACCCTCTCAatacctggtgtgtgtgtgtgtatgtgtgtgtgtgtgtatatataaggggttttttttaattaaaaaaaatttttttttccttcttagggAGAGGAAGGCCTGGGGCATACTTAATAATATGGTATTGTTTGTGTCACAGGTGAACCCTCACCCTTTCTTGATCCCCTCTGATGCTCTTGCTTTAAAAAAACACAGAGGCAAATGTGGAACAATCACTGGAGGACACTCCAGGGAAAGAGGGAGCAGTGGTGACAATCAGAACAGAAAAAGCCCCTTTCCTTCTCACCAGATCTAAATATCTCATGCTTGGTcacctctctttctttttttaaaaatatttttagttataaatagacacaataatctttttaaatttatttacttttaatgtGATGCTCAGTATCAAgccagtgccccacatgtgctaggcaagtgttctactactgagcgaCCTTGGTTACCTCTTTCAAAGCAAAGAAAAACAGCACATGGCACCCCCAGAGAAGGTGCTGAAACTGAACCCCTGAACGGGAGGAAAGGCTGGGAGGATCTTGCCGGATGAATCTGAGTAACAGTGGAATAAACTACATGAAAACGATGCACTTGGAAGATCTTGGTATTTCTTTGGTATGCCTGGCAAGAGCTTCTGTCCTTTCATGGTTAGAAGACagaaaatgaagttcaaaataacaacaaacaaacaaacaaaaaaatcaaattcGATGTGAGAATCTGCATCGAGAGTCCCCAAAGGTACATTTCTGGTAGACTTTTTCATCAAATGTCACCACCCTTGGCGTTGACGTCATAGCCTGATGGGTGTGTCAAGTGGTGAGATCTGAGGACAAAGTTTGTCTGCAGTGGCTGCTCCATTAGGGTGGGGACGTGctaaggcatttatttatttaatgtagtTCTTTAAAATCTCCTTTTAAaatcttacattaaaaaaaaaaaccaacaacaaagtTCTTTCTccacctaaaaaaaaagaaaaagaatgaaaacaaaaagaaaaaaacaggaccCTCCTTCCCTGCACTTTGACCTACAAAACCTAGGACTCTCAGGAGGCATCAGACAAGAGAATCAGACATGTGACCTGTAAACCACTCTCTGAAATATGCCTTTCTAGAACTTTCCTGAATTCCTAACAATGATATTCCAGCTTTCTTTAAAAACCTCTATGCCTCCTAAATGGCAGGGTGGAGGAGGGCGCTCCTATGGGCTGGGTGGGCAGAACACATCCACAGACTTGGACCACGACTGCGAGCATTCGATGGGCTGGGGCATGCCAGGGGGCCACAGGACACCCAGACCAGAGCAGGAATGGCTGGAGCTCTACGGCCAACTGCCAGGCAGCGGGGAGGGTGTTGCTCACACTCAAGCAGCCACGGCCATTCCCTGGCACACGGAGCACAAGCAAACCAGAAGACGTACCACTGGCGGTCCCCGTACCACTGCCCGAGCCAGGTCCGGGGGACGAGACCACAGTCCTGTAggtgggtggtggtgggggaggtGGAGTTGCTCTCTGTCCCAACCCAAAATCTTTAGGAGATGAGATTGTTTCTAAGTAATCATCTTTAATGAAGGTCTGCTCAGCaactttcttctggacttcttctAAATTGAGCGGAGATGGTACATTGCGAGGAGGCCCGGGAGGCCCAGGAGGTCCTGGGGGACCCGTGGGGGCCGGGGGGCCGGGAGGGGCTGGAGCCAGGGAGTCATCTGGGTTGTCTGATGCTGCTGGTGGGGACACCACCTTttcccttggagtcaactctggAGTAACATGTTCCGGGGACGTGTCAGAGAAATGAACCCACTTTTCTTCAGTGTACACGGCAACAGACTTGGGGGACAACACTGGGCCAAAAATGCTGTCCAAGTCATTGATGGAGGGTAGTTTTTCAATTTTGGCCTCTGTGGCTGACTGTTCATTTCCTGTGGTCAAAGTAGTTGGTTTTAAACTTTAATTGACTTTCTTAATATTATTTATATGGGGGGGGTGATAAGGGTGAGGCAAAGTCTGGTAGATATATTGCCCTGTGAGGTGCCTTCGTGGGCATATATCTGGCTAGATTAGGAGCTGAAGGCGAAAGGAGAGATCTCCCCTCCATAATGTGAGCATCATATTTTGATGCTATTATTTATTCTTGCAAGGTGATAACAATTGGCCATTTTTACCATCACTTAAAGTGCTGAGCATGATACCGCTCTCAAGGCTGCTTACGAGAGAACCAAGGGAGCATTTCAAGAAACTCATGTTCAATTCATAAGAAACATAGGCTCTGAAAATACAAATTCCAAAAGGAGTTTGTTTCTGAAAATATGGGCTACTGCAATACAACACAGTAGACAAAGACTTGTGTGctaaaaatcacacacacatattttatgACTATTGTCTGCTCTAAGTGTGTTTGGGGAAACTGATGATGATATCTGTTAGTTTCAAAAAAAtggatatcacatttagctgtaggtCTTCTAATACTCCAGAAACACAGCACAAAGATTAAAGAGACATTCCCACACAAATATTTAtaaacacatgcatacacatgacACTCATGGGTTACTGAGGAAGCATTTGCTACTTATTGGCACTGTTATACATATGCCTGTTTAATAGagaggaaaataataaaaatgcaataATTATTTTTCGCATCAAATCTCATCTGTTAATATCACATGTATAACTGTGGTATATATCTGCAGTTACAAAACAGAAGTCTCTGTCTTAGGTGGCATCTACTAGTCTTTTTAATTCATATCAATAATAAGAGGCAAAAGTTAAAAACTGTCTTCTACCACTTGGCATGAAACGGTTGATAACAACTGCAATTTGAAgaactctattttttttaaactgagatTATTCAAATTAGAAATTGTTACTTAAATAACTGGAGGGCATGACCAGAAGTTATTTTACCTTtaaataactcttgggctataaGAATTGGCTTGTCATTTCCATATTTATAGTTTGAAAGGAATTAACTTTCATGGTTCCAAGGCTAAAGATAAATGGGGTAGTATTTTGTGTGGCACACAATATTTATAATTTGGCTGCTGGTAGGTTTATTTGTGTCTAACATAATTTATTGGAAATACAGGAGACCCTAGTGGCTCAAACTTGCAAACACCTGAACTTATACGACTCTGAACGATCCTTTTTTGGGTTTAAGtcaatataaattttataaatgaCATTTCTTGCTTTCTCTTTTGTTGATAAACACCCTCTCTGTACCTATCAAATTCACCAGGCTGCATAAATTGCAAAGGATGAAACTGCTATAGAATTCCAAAATGACAAAGAACCACATTCAGATCCATAAAATAACCATTACTACTTTTGATTTGACAGTCCAATAAGACTTGGTAGATTATAAATTTTATGGATACATACTATTGATTTTAATAGAAAGCAAAGATATGTCTTTGAGATATCTGTCTAAAAGGATGCAGAAGTTTCTTGCCACATTTCATGATCTTTATACATCTCTTTGCCATA is a window encoding:
- the Sgip1 gene encoding SH3-containing GRB2-like protein 3-interacting protein 1 isoform X11; this translates as MMEGLKKRTRKAFGIRKKEKDTDSTGSPDRDGIKKSNGAPNGFYAEIDWERYNSPELDEEGYSIRPEEPGSTKGKHFYSSSESEEEEESHKKFNIKIKPLQSKDILKNAATVDELKASIGNIALSPSPVGAIKRNLSSEEVARPRRSTPTPELISKKPPDDTVALAPLFGPPLESAFDEQKTEVILDQPEIWGAGQPINPSMESPKLTRPFPTGTPPPLPPKNVPATPPRTGSPLTVGPGNEQSATEAKIEKLPSINDLDSIFGPVLSPKSVAVYTEEKWVHFSDTSPEHVTPELTPREKVVSPPAASDNPDDSLAPAPPGPPAPTGPPGPPGPPGPPRNVPSPLNLEEVQKKVAEQTFIKDDYLETISSPKDFGLGQRATPPPPPPPTYRTVVSSPGPGSGSGTGTASGASSPARPATPLVPCSSTTPPPPPPRPPSRPKLPPGKPGVGDVPRPFSPPIHSSSPPPIAPLARAESTSSISSTNSLSAATTPTVGKNYLLSFHLFVVLTG